A genome region from Armatimonadota bacterium includes the following:
- a CDS encoding C39 family peptidase codes for MIPIFSLVSAVPTSVETILKVPFLEQLWDDDKRGHGSCGPASIAMCCRYVLGLNSPSIQDIVNVWRYLGGDPDGNDMNGTSLSQLVDSCHDCFKINSVHGSEMDVDSVKGEIAEGRPVVLHVLCEHLTNRGYPYKAGHWIAAVGFNDDYVICNDPGTCRGFNKYYSNYDITRAMADRSNEVICGFYR; via the coding sequence GTGATACCAATTTTTTCATTAGTGTCGGCAGTGCCGACATCGGTAGAAACAATATTGAAAGTGCCATTTTTGGAGCAACTCTGGGATGATGATAAACGCGGGCATGGATCGTGCGGCCCTGCGTCGATTGCTATGTGCTGCCGTTATGTTCTCGGCCTTAATAGCCCCTCGATACAAGATATCGTAAATGTCTGGAGATACCTGGGAGGCGACCCTGACGGCAATGATATGAATGGAACGAGTCTGTCCCAACTGGTCGATTCCTGCCACGACTGTTTCAAGATAAATAGTGTGCATGGCTCTGAAATGGACGTAGACTCAGTAAAAGGCGAGATTGCTGAGGGCAGGCCAGTGGTGCTTCATGTCCTTTGTGAGCATCTAACCAACCGAGGATATCCGTATAAAGCCGGACACTGGATTGCTGCTGTGGGATTCAACGACGATTATGTGATCTGTAATGATCCGGGGACCTGCAGGGGTTTTAACAAATACTACTCTAACTACGACATCACAAGAGCTATGGCAGACAGAAGCAATGAAGTCATATGCGGATTTTATCGATGA